One part of the Acinetobacter sp. XS-4 genome encodes these proteins:
- a CDS encoding SDR family oxidoreductase — MAIHTLKDKVVLITGGAKNLGGLISRKFAEQGAKIAIHYNSVETQADAEQTLSDVTAFGVDAVLIQADLKDIDNIEKLFLDTKQHFGGIDIAINTVGKVLKKSFLDTTEQEFDSMSDINSKIAYFFIQSAGRHLNDGGKICSIVTSLLAAYTGLYSTYEGLKAPVEHYTRAASKEFGDRQISVTAVAPGPMDTPFFYGQESAEAVAYHKSASALGGLTKIEDIESLVRFLVTDGWWITGQTIFANGGYTTR; from the coding sequence ATGGCAATTCATACTCTTAAAGATAAAGTTGTACTGATTACAGGCGGTGCAAAAAACTTAGGTGGACTTATTAGCCGTAAATTTGCAGAACAAGGTGCAAAAATTGCAATTCACTACAATAGCGTTGAAACTCAAGCAGATGCAGAACAGACACTCTCAGATGTAACAGCATTCGGTGTAGACGCTGTTTTAATTCAGGCAGATCTAAAGGATATTGATAATATTGAAAAGCTCTTCTTAGACACTAAACAACATTTTGGTGGAATTGATATTGCTATTAATACAGTTGGGAAGGTTTTAAAGAAATCGTTTTTAGACACCACAGAACAAGAGTTTGATAGCATGAGCGATATCAACTCAAAAATTGCCTATTTCTTTATTCAATCGGCGGGTCGTCATTTAAATGACGGCGGAAAGATCTGTTCAATCGTTACATCTCTTCTTGCAGCTTACACTGGGCTGTATTCAACCTATGAAGGCTTAAAAGCACCTGTTGAGCATTACACTCGCGCTGCATCCAAAGAGTTTGGTGATCGCCAGATTTCTGTGACTGCTGTTGCACCTGGCCCAATGGATACACCATTCTTTTATGGACAAGAATCTGCCGAGGCAGTGGCTTACCACAAATCAGCTTCAGCTTTAGGTGGGCTTACCAAAATTGAAGATATCGAATCTCTAGTTCGCTTTTTGGTGACCGATGGTTGGTGGATTACAGGTCAGACAATTTTTGCAAATGGTGGCTACACCACTCGCTAA
- a CDS encoding LysR family transcriptional regulator, translated as MDRLQQFFIFTEVAKRQSFSEVANQLDLPRSTVTSAIQQLETHYGVRLFHRTTRKVSLTQDGQRILPECQNLLFDYEQLEQLIQMQKQHYRGTLKISMPSRVVHQVIIPELPDFYSRYPDIHLQLNSSDDITDLIEKGIDCVVRVGQLENSSLIAKFVGNLIMVNCASPHYLEQYGVPEQLEDLSQHKLINYAGAVGEKQGIFLYQNGTVMIDSALSVNNTEAYVAAACAGLGIIQLPYYDVQDKIEQGTLVEVLSAHTAQSLPLNILYPNRSYIPKRLEIFMNWVKDILYKKCIVIF; from the coding sequence ATGGATCGGTTGCAGCAATTTTTTATTTTTACAGAAGTCGCTAAACGGCAAAGCTTTAGTGAAGTGGCAAATCAGCTTGATTTACCTCGCTCGACAGTGACGAGTGCAATTCAGCAACTGGAAACTCACTATGGTGTTCGGTTATTTCATCGAACTACGCGCAAAGTAAGCCTCACTCAAGATGGACAAAGAATATTGCCCGAATGTCAAAACCTATTATTTGACTATGAGCAGCTTGAACAACTCATACAAATGCAAAAGCAGCATTACCGTGGCACGCTAAAAATTTCAATGCCCAGCCGAGTTGTGCATCAAGTGATTATTCCTGAACTTCCCGATTTTTATAGTCGTTATCCAGATATCCATTTACAACTGAATAGCTCAGATGACATCACTGACTTGATCGAGAAGGGAATCGATTGTGTTGTTCGGGTGGGGCAGCTAGAGAATAGTAGCTTGATCGCGAAGTTCGTTGGCAATTTGATTATGGTGAACTGTGCAAGTCCTCATTATTTGGAACAGTACGGTGTTCCTGAACAATTAGAAGATCTATCTCAGCACAAACTCATTAACTATGCGGGCGCTGTAGGAGAAAAGCAGGGTATATTTTTATATCAAAATGGAACAGTGATGATTGATAGTGCTTTAAGTGTAAATAATACAGAAGCCTATGTTGCAGCGGCTTGTGCTGGCTTAGGGATTATTCAACTTCCATACTACGATGTTCAGGATAAAATAGAGCAAGGAACCTTGGTTGAAGTGCTAAGTGCACATACTGCTCAATCTTTGCCACTCAATATTTTATATCCGAACCGAAGCTATATTCCTAAACGTTTAGAAATCTTTATGAATTGGGTTAAAGATATTTTATATAAGAAATGCATCGTCATCTTTTAG
- a CDS encoding long-chain-acyl-CoA synthetase produces MSQTTQTDIITLGDVATRLPSFIPKVPHILNGLKQAYLRTANTPTGLGVAFEKAVKRNPQGIALLFEDQSYSYEVLNEWANQISHYYLSLGARKGDVIAVMVENRSELIATIVGLAKIGVTIALVNTSQVGKVLAHSINLVKPIAVIAGEEVRAVIDEIRQDLNVPKDRFHWFADQATRQDAGTAPQGYANLAIEIDQFPKFNPSTTQSVHGNDGLFYIYTSGTTGLPKAVIFKHSRWTLAYGTYGHILNLGPDDVMYVTLPLYHATGVVVCWCGVIAGSSTLAIRRKYSTSAFWKDVQKFNASAIGYVGELCRYLMDAPTTEIDRAHRVTKMIGNGMRPNIWDKFKQRFGVQEVLELYASSEGNVGFSNIFNFDNTVGFSPTPYAIIEFDKEKNEPVRDKKGWCKKVKAGEIGLLVGKITSRSPFDGYTDPEKNKSVIMKDVFKKGDSYFNTGDLVRNIGFRHAQFVDRLGDTFRWKGENVSTTEVENMVCEYDKIAEAVVYGVEIPNTNGRAGMAAITLADGAELNESDLTEMVTIFKKCLPAYAVPVFLRVQAKVETTGTFKYQKNKLKEDSFNPSKTSERLLALLPGANSYCDVTTEIFDNIQAYKYRF; encoded by the coding sequence ATGAGCCAGACAACACAGACCGATATCATTACGCTTGGTGATGTTGCAACAAGACTTCCTAGCTTCATCCCCAAGGTACCCCATATCCTGAATGGTCTTAAACAGGCTTACTTAAGAACAGCAAATACACCAACAGGATTAGGTGTGGCTTTTGAAAAAGCTGTTAAGCGAAATCCGCAAGGTATTGCATTATTATTTGAAGATCAAAGTTACTCATATGAAGTTTTAAACGAATGGGCTAACCAGATTTCTCATTACTATCTCTCTCTCGGCGCACGTAAAGGTGACGTAATCGCCGTAATGGTTGAGAACCGTTCTGAGCTTATCGCTACGATTGTAGGCTTAGCTAAAATTGGGGTAACTATTGCGCTTGTTAATACCTCTCAAGTAGGTAAGGTCCTCGCTCATAGTATCAATCTTGTAAAACCAATTGCCGTAATTGCAGGTGAAGAAGTTCGAGCAGTCATTGATGAAATTCGTCAGGACCTCAATGTTCCCAAAGACCGTTTCCATTGGTTCGCAGATCAGGCTACACGTCAAGATGCGGGAACAGCACCTCAAGGTTATGCCAATCTTGCAATAGAAATTGATCAATTTCCAAAATTTAACCCATCGACTACGCAGTCTGTTCATGGGAATGATGGCCTGTTTTATATTTATACCTCTGGCACTACAGGCTTACCGAAGGCTGTTATTTTCAAACACAGTCGCTGGACGCTCGCATATGGCACCTATGGTCACATTTTAAACCTTGGCCCAGATGATGTGATGTATGTAACTTTACCGCTTTACCATGCAACTGGTGTAGTAGTTTGCTGGTGTGGTGTGATTGCTGGAAGTTCGACCCTTGCAATTCGACGTAAATATTCAACCAGTGCGTTCTGGAAAGATGTTCAGAAATTCAATGCCTCTGCAATTGGCTATGTAGGAGAGCTTTGCCGCTATTTAATGGATGCCCCTACAACAGAAATTGACCGTGCCCACCGCGTAACCAAAATGATCGGTAACGGCATGCGTCCAAACATCTGGGATAAGTTCAAACAACGTTTTGGTGTGCAAGAAGTTCTTGAGCTTTATGCCTCAAGTGAAGGCAATGTCGGGTTTAGTAATATTTTTAACTTTGACAACACCGTAGGTTTCTCTCCTACGCCATATGCCATTATTGAGTTTGATAAAGAGAAAAATGAACCTGTCCGCGATAAAAAGGGCTGGTGTAAAAAAGTTAAAGCAGGTGAAATTGGTTTGCTGGTCGGTAAAATTACCAGTCGCTCCCCTTTTGACGGCTATACAGACCCAGAAAAGAATAAATCTGTGATTATGAAAGATGTCTTTAAAAAAGGTGATTCATATTTCAACACAGGTGACCTTGTTCGTAATATTGGTTTCCGTCATGCCCAGTTTGTTGACCGCTTAGGTGATACCTTCCGCTGGAAAGGCGAAAATGTATCTACTACTGAAGTTGAGAACATGGTTTGTGAGTATGACAAAATCGCTGAAGCAGTGGTCTATGGGGTAGAAATCCCAAATACCAATGGTCGTGCTGGTATGGCAGCAATCACACTTGCTGATGGTGCTGAGTTAAATGAGTCTGATTTAACCGAAATGGTCACTATATTTAAAAAATGCCTACCTGCTTATGCCGTACCCGTGTTTTTACGTGTGCAAGCTAAAGTTGAAACAACTGGTACTTTTAAATATCAAAAGAATAAATTGAAGGAAGACTCGTTTAATCCAAGCAAAACTTCTGAACGTTTACTCGCTTTATTACCTGGTGCGAACAGTTATTGTGACGTCACAACTGAAATTTTTGACAACATTCAGGCATATAAATACCGTTTTTAG